Part of the Oncorhynchus masou masou isolate Uvic2021 chromosome 18, UVic_Omas_1.1, whole genome shotgun sequence genome, ATGTCTTCCTTCAGAATCAGCTTGCAGACACAACGGCCATCCCAGCAAACACAAACACTGAGAATGCATCACTCATATCTAACCGCCTGTTCCTCCTATATTCATTTCACCTGGTATTCAAGAAAGGGTCAAAGGACATTTCACTTTCATTCGCCTCAAACACAATTTCTAGAGGACAGTGTTTGAGAACGTCACAGCGAATAACATGTCAGTGTGTGCTAGGTTGTATGAACACACTGTGCTAACTGTAGTATGAACAAGACATCCCTCAGAAGCGTGGTAACGGTACCTCTTGTGAAGTGGGTATAAAGCAGTGGTTTCAAATGGCAAATGTGTGGCCACTGGTGAAGGGAGGCACAGCCACTGATGAGGTGACTGATAGCCATCTTTACCATGGAGATGTGGAGCTGGAAGAATCAATGGCACCTCTTTCATTTAACTTAGTAGTTTGTGGGAGTGCAGTAGACAGCCCTCACTTCTCCTTTGATGGCTAACTGCTGCATGGTTTCTCAAAACCAGGTTCTTGTTTTCAGCCTCGTCAAGATCTATCTCATTTTCGGGCAAAAGGAAAGGATTTCAAAGGAAGGTTTTACTACCAAAATAATAAAAAAGGGACTTGTAGGGAAGTGAAACTTGTAATGTTACATTTTTCACAATCATTTGGCTTCAAAGGCcgattaatattattattattatctaaaaTGATGAGACTAGGAGGTACAATGAGTTATGGCTGGCTGGGTaaaactctttctttctctctctctctggaggaaTTCATTCTTATATGCCTTTCACataaatatacaaatatatatatttaaaaaaaacatcaagTCTATTAAGAAGTTGTATATGATTATTTTTATGATTTCTATATGTATAGAAACTAGAAAACAAGTAAGATTGTGTATGGTGTGATTTGTTAGCGTTCAAAGGCAATTTCTTACTAAATGTATGAAATAACAGCTCAATGGCCTCCTATTAGGTCCATAATCATGGTGATAATCATGGGCTACATTTAGCTACCATCGTATATCAATCAGGACAAACTGATCTTGTAGAATAGTTACAGTATACCTTGTATGTAAAAACAGATTTGTGGGGACCTAAGATGTGCTGTTCTATGATCCTCCCTTGTGATTTACTTAGTTGAATTAGTTATTAGGTTTCATTCTGGCAAATGTCCAGCATCGCATTTGATACGATATTAAAACACCAGGTTCATCTCTGATCACCTTCAGCAGATCTGTTCAATTACTACTTCTTTGCATGCAATATAAAACAGTGACATTTTGTTTTGGAAAGATGCTATTGAGTATGAATGGTTTGTATCGTGCATACCTGGTGTAGAGTGGTGGAGGAGTTAGATGGTGTGAGGATGAGGGTCAGAGagcaggggtcagaggtcatgggAGATTTGGTCCGGAGGGCGCAGCTGTGGGAGGGCGAGGGGGCAGGAGGGGAGGGCGAGAGGGTGTTAGAGAGGTAAGTGGGAGGGCTAGTGGGTAGCGGACATGGACCAggccccctccatcctccacaCTGAGAATGCATAGCTGAGTCTCTCGTGGGCTAGGTAGTTACAGCTGGCCAGCTTGGCGTCCATCTCATCACTCTGCAGGACTTGGTAGAGGAAGTCAATGTAGCGTGAGGCCAGCTTCAGGATCTGAATCTTGCTCAGCTTGTCTGATGGCAGCGTGGGGATGATCTTACGAAGCGAGGCAAAGGCATCATTCAGGGACTGCGTCCGTTGGCGCTCCCGTACATTGGCGACCACCCGCTGGTGCTGAGGGTCCTCAAGGAGCTGGcctgggatggggagaggagacagggatggCTGGGGACTCTTCTTAGGCCTCTTGGGTCCTGACGGGATCAGACTGGGGGGCCCTCCTGTTGTTGACTTGTTGTCCTCTGTTGGCGATGAAATGTTGTCTTTCCTGGTGACCCTTTTGCGCCCGCCAGCCCCTGGTGTTACCACCACCACAGGGCATTTGTTTGGAGCACAGTCTGGCTCCTCCTCGCTGGACACCACCCCTCCCTCGGGGTATTCACCACAGCTTGACGGATCCTCTCTCATGGCAGTCTATCTACCTAACCCTGTTTCTACACCTACACTGTTTCTATCCCACTCCTCTGTTCTCTCATTCAGGGCCTCTAATGGGCTATGCCTCCTTTAGTTTCTCTGTTCTATGGCAAGCCTGTATATAGAAATACCAGAAGTGATCTGCCAGGTCTGCTAGCAACAGAAAGCAAATGGAAAAATAATCAATTCTCAGTATTGGAAATCCATATGTTGCCTACATCTAGACATGACAACAATTTAACAATACAATCTGCTCGCTACATTCAGAACGGCAGTTGCGTCCAGTATCCCAGCTCAATGTAAGACAGCAGCCAACCTGCATCTGGCTTTTTAAAGAAGAAAGAGGATGGAACTTGAAAGTTCCCACCCATCTGTTCCACAGATTGGTCCAGATGGGTTCTAAGGCACAGCCAGGCCAAGCATAACAGGAAGAGAATGCGTTTTGTGATTGGTAAGGGTAAAGGGATGAGGCGGAGACAAAGGCACGTGGGTTGACCAATCAGATGAGGATATTCTGCCGTTCTTTTTCGTATAAGTTGTCCAAGTTTATAGGTTCCAGATTTCTTCCAAAACAAGTAGCTCCCCTCCCCCATACCTCCTTTTCCCTTCTTAAAGTCTCCACaactcaacaccatcatcaaTTCCTTTGGATTTTGAAAGTAGGAACTAGACAATATTCTCCTCACATGATGTACTATAACTCCTCAGGACAGACCTTGTTAGTGTGCCCAGGTTTCTTAGAATAATTAGAGGCTTTGCATGAGGAAGAGAAAAAACACTCTTTAGTAGTTCTAGAGAGATAGATACTATAGAACTAGGCTGTCATTATCTTAACCTTTCATCGAACTGAATCGTCTGTACAGTTTCATTGCATTCAATTTCACAGTTCCATTGTTTTGTAAGTCAGAAAAAGCCTCAGAGACAGTGAGTTCAGATTCACTTTGTTTTACTGGAGACCTGGCGCAGTCTTCTGAGCGGTAGGCTAAAGGGGAAACTGGCATACCAGAGTAGCAGTGAAGTCTAATAGCAAAATTAGCTCAAgtaaaggaaagaatgagagGTTCTGAATCTAAGGGGTGCCTCTGGAAACATTTGTTTCATCCTCTGTGCCAGAACATGAACATACCCTTCAGTTCCACCCCCATCACTCAGTTCTCAAACATTGCAGACATCCACAACACAAGAACAAAATCTATTGCTTGACTTTTGAGATTCGATTCGAATAGGCCTCAGTCCAAAACAGTTCCATGAATGCCCTCCAATGTAAAAGTGCACTGAATGCATCAGGGACATTGGGTTGTGTTGCACTAGGGTACAATGTTTATATGTGGAATCACTTGAGTGCATTTAGTATGTGGTGTGGGTTATTCTCTGATGAAATGTGGACCTGCGGAAAGAGACTTCATGTCAACATACTTACAGTACACAAACAACATTCACCTACATCTGTTTTACCTACCAAGATTAAGTACGTGCCAAACTTTCTAGATAAAACACATGCCAGACTTCCACTGTCCGGTCCAGATGGGCAGTGAAGTCGGGGGAATCGGTGATCTGTTGATTTCAAATAATTATCTTGGTATAATCAGGAAACTGACCTGAATGAATACCCAACACTGGTCAGCGTATAGGCCTAGTAATACAAGCAACATTCcctttaaagctagaatcctttaTCTTTGGACATCAAtaatgatatatacccattgattcttgaaaaatAGAACTTATAAATGTCAACTGTAGTACCCCACCAGTACACCAAATATAAGATTGTTTACacacattggagtaaaacaatgAAAATGTAaccaaacactgtatagcctcaaaacatggttttcATTTTGATATCCTGGATGGTCAATCCtatatatagagtatatacacactactgttcaaacatttggggtcacttagaaatgttcttgtttttaaaagaaaagctaatttttggtcctttaaaatgacatcaaattgatcagaaatatagtgtagacatttttaatgttgtaaatgactattgtagttggaaacggctgattttcttatggaatatctacatgggtgtacagaggcccattatcagcaaccatcactcctgtgttccaatggcacgttgtgttaaaaactaatccaagtttatcatttttaatggctaattgatcatttgaaaacccttttgcaaatatgttagggtctaggcagagttgcaaagaaaaagccatatctcagactggcaaataaagagaaaagattaagatgggcaaaataacacaagacactggacagaggaactctgccaagaaggccagcatcccagagttgccttttcactgttgaccggtattatttaatgaagctgccagttgaggacttgtgaggcgtctgtttctcaggctagacactctaatgtacttgtccttctcagttgtgcaccggggcctcccactcctctttctattctggttataaccagtttgtgctgttctgtgaatggaatagtacacagcgttgtacgagatcttcagttccttggcaatttctcgtatggaatagccttcatttctcagaacaagaatagactgatgagtttcagaaggagtttctttgtttctggccattttgagactgtaatcgaacccacaaatgcttatGCTCCagttactcaactagtctaaataaggccagttttattgcttctttaatcataacaacagttttcagctgtgctaacataattgagaaagggtttctaatgatcaattagcctttagaATTTTTAGAATTTAgaatttaaactttatttaaccaggtaggccagttgagaacaagttctcatttacaactgcgaccaactgcgaaaatgataaacttggattagctagcacaacgtgcaattggaacacaggagtgatggttgctgacaatgggcctctgtacacctatgtagatattccccCCAAAATCTGCAGTTTtctgctacaatagtcatttacaacattaacaatgtctacactatatttctgatcaatttgatgttattttaaaggacaaaaaatgtgcttttctttcaaaaacaaggacatttcgaagtgaccccaacattttttgaacggtagtgtatatatgtgATGGAATGTGtggacattatggacagtatgtgaatagaaTATATAGTATATTTAAAGAATACGTGGATAGAATAGTATATGTAAagcaatagttgaataggatAGACTTGAGTAGAacacagtatatacgtatgaaaTGGGTAGAACAGTATGCaaacattattgaagtgaccagtgttccattattgaagtgaccagtgttccattattgaagtgaccagtgttccattattgaagtgaccagtgttccattattgaagtgaccagtgttccattattaaagtgaccagtgttccattattgaagtgaccagtgttccattattgaagtgaccagtgttccatgtctatgtacatacagtatggcAGCAGCCGACAAGGTGCAGAGATGAGTAACCATGTGGTTGCCGGCTAGTGACTAAGTTCAGGCCAGGGTACTGGGTGTAGGCTGGCTAGAGattgctatttaacagtctgatggcattgagaaataaactgtttttcagtctctctgtcccagctttgatgcacctgtgctgacctcgtctatgaatttgagagtggatacatttctccaggcccatcccttagctttttaccaaaacagaggtggggtgaccgctttgttattgtttcaatgaAAGACTCTAGCTTTAATTGGTACAATGGGGTGCATTGTTAGTGTGTCCTCCTCAGAGTCATCGAGACGCCTGTGACTGATCAAACTATTTATACATTACAATTCCATTGAACACCCTCACCGTAAAAATAAATATCTCAGAGCTAACGGAATAATGGAAAATGGATATCAGGGTtgatataaacacacatatacacagcaCATTTCCAAAGAGGGGCCAAGCGTACTCACAATACCCTGTGTTGTATGGAAAGCCCCCTGGAGATAGCCGACGTCTGGAAAAGGTAAGAAATCTCTGCCTTCTCCTGTTTGAACTGCACGCTCAAACGAGGACTTAGCCTAAATATTTCCACTGAGAGAGACGGCAGAATGTTATCacatgtggaggttatatacacacCCTCACGCATATGCACAGACATACACACCTACATGCccttatacacacagacacacacacctacatgcccttatacacacagacatacacacctaCCTGCccttatacacacagacacacacatgcaccacatGAATagacacacacgcatatacacacaaacatccCTGTAACACAAACATGACTCCACATTCGGATATAGAGATGTGATGACAGCATATGGGTATACCTGAGACCTTCACTTAGTCAGAGAAACAGTAAATCATCTCCAGTTCAGATATAAAACGGAGGAGTGTATAAGAACTGAGACAGGTATCGTCTTCTGACTGGTTCTACCTTGCGTGCCACTATGTCATTGTCTCTGTAACATGGAGGAATGCCTGACAGAAAAAACAAGAAGAACCCAGTCTCCGAGTAGAAAAAGGGAATGAacgaaggagagaggcagggggaaaaAAGTCTCCCCAAACAGAACCAGATGGAGGGTGTGGGGCGCTCTTTGATCTCCTCTACTCTGCCTGATTGATGTTGCACATTTCATTTCCTCGTCAGGGATGTGACATAATGTTTCGGCCACTATTTTCTCTTTTTTTACTAAGTTTTCTGCAGTGGTAACACACCAAACAATGAAAAGACTGACCATCGAAATCAAAAATGCTGGAAAAAGACAACTTGACTGGAAATATTTCTGAACCCTCCAGTTCTGGTGAATCTACTTGTAGCAGTTCACAGCTAAAGTGTCATAATAAGACACAGTGAAACTGCTGTGTGTGAGGGACCATGTCTGTTATAGCATGGCTGACATCCACCGGAATGTTTGTTCTATACTTTAGCTATGACCTCAGTCCACATCTATTCTAATTCAACAAGAGAAATGAGCAGTAGTAAAGCAGAGATCTCCAATGGTGTAACCCAAAGCTTTAATGATGACTGCAAACACACTGCTTTAATATCTCATTTCCCGACAGGTTATTTTGGACTCAGAATTGCTATTTAATAGATCTATTATACGGTGGTGAGTGAGTTATGACTCTACACAGGGGTTTTTCAATTATTCTTACAATATTTTGTGTGTGAAACATTGGCAGCCTTGAAGAAAAACTCCATTGCATGTTAAATTCGTATTATTTTCCCACGTGCCAGATACTTTGAAATAACACTCAAACCAATCCCAAAGAATGGAAGCTAACATAGTGATGAATTGCACAAATTCCAACAGGGATactttcccctccctcctgtcaCACAGCCACCCTTCACCCCACTGCCCAAAGCTGTGGGACACCCCCACATCTGGCCTCCATTTCCTCCAGCGAAGAGACACTTCCTGTGGGCAGGGTTTGAGGGAGAAAGGGACTGCATGTCTAATGTTTGGATATGCTGAGGGTGCAGCAGGGGCAGAGGTGATATAGATTTGGACACAGTTCAGGGTCAGAGGGGTATCAACTAATGTTATGGTTAGAGCAGGATGTGCTTGGCCTGGATAAGAGACGGTTGCAGTAAAGAATATTACTGTCTCCTTAACATATTTAAAAGTTTCAAAATGTCAGTCTACCGTGACAGACAGTTATTGGTTGCAACTTTCTCCTAATACCTTAGTAAACGTAGAGCAGTGTTGTTTGATAGAAATACAGTAAGCCATCAAATGTAACACTGTGTAAATGAAACTGCTGTATAGTAAACAATATATACAGGTAGTAGGAATATTCAGGCATCTCAGACATTTTAGGGCCGTTCCAGAGACCTGTTTTAGAGTAAATCCATAAAAAGTGTCCTTTATATCTGACATTGCTTGAAAAGCGGTGGGATATTTGTTTTGAAGTTGGCTCTTGTAAAACCCCCCCTCACCTCATTACTGTTCCAAGATGGGGGCTtagtatttcacccaatagatatgggaatatatcaaaattgggtttgttttcaaattctttgtggatctgtgtaatctgagggaaatatgtgtttttaatatggtcatacatttggcaggatgtttggaagtgcagctcagtttccacctcattttgtgggcagtgtgcacacagcctgtcttctcttgagagccaggtctgcctacagtggcctttctcaatagcaaggctatgcacaCTGAATCTCTACatcgtcaaagctttccttaaatttgggtcagtcacagtggtcaggtattctgccactgtatactctctgtttagggccaaatagcattctagttttatatgttttttgttaattattattattggtgagcggaccccagacctcacaaccatgaaaggcaatgggttctataactgattcaagtatttttagccagatcctaattggtatgtcgaattttatgtttttgtgttttttttatgtccttttgatggcatagaagacccttcttgccttgtctgtctgtctctccctcattgTCTGATTGAAAATTGCTACAGTATTTTGGAGAAAAGGGTGCAATGAAATGAATAAAGAAGTGGTGTCACTTCAAAGTACAGTATATTACCAGGAGTTTAAAGTTACCAGTGGTGCCAGAGTAGTTTTAATATTCCCTGGGAAATGGCACACAACCTCGCAAGTCAAGCTCTGCCTCTAACAGTAACCAATCTGCCTCTTAATAACTAAATGGCAATTTATGAATTACAACTCAAATCTCTGCCATAATGGCACCAAATTATTctctccaaatgcactgtagcaCAGCAAAGTCAAGTCCCAGTCCAACTCTCCAGCAGAGGATGCCAAAGGCACTATAATAGTGAATTAGTAGTGGATGCCTAGTGGCCTGGAATGTTTTTGGGGTACTCTCCCTGACATAGGCCACCTGTGTGCTCTCTGATGGTGTCAAGTCAAGTTACCTCGATATTACTAAAGGTGTCCCTCAGGGGTCGATTTTGGGACCTGTCCTCTTTACTATTTATGTAAATAATATTGGTTTATCTGCAAAAACCTGTACCATTAATCTGTATGCAGATTACTCTGTTATATGTATGGAATTTCCCAATGTCTGACCAGGCTATGTTGGAGCTGTAATCTGATTTGTCACCTTGCAAAAGTCCTTGTTGATTTAAATTGGTACTTAATGCAGGAAAAACTACATGTATGCTGTTTTCTAATTCCCATAGAAATATTTTAGATGGCTTTCACATTTATGCATTGTATGGTTCTTTCATTGAGCAGGTTCCCGCCTATAAATATCTGGGATTTTGGATTGACAATAATGTGGAGTTTAAAAAGCATACGGATGAGCTAGTTAAGAAGCTGAGATTTAAAGTAGGCTTCTTTTATAGAAATAGATCATGCATCTCAGTAAAACAGCAGGAAGCAGATTGTACAGTCAGATTTCCTGGCAGTTCTTGACTATGGTGACACCATTTATCGGAATGCAGCAGTCACTACTAATAAACATTCGGATGCCGTCTACCATAGCGCCCTTTGCTTTATCACAGGCGACAGGTTTAATATGcatcactgcatcctgtatcaaaaggATGTCTGGTCCTTATTGAAGTCCCGTAGATCACTTCATTACCCCCTTGTTGTATACAAATCTCTACTACACAAGATTCCAACCTACCTCACATCACTGTTAACATTTTAAAATATGAGATACCAAACCCTTCACAGGTCTCAAGGTTCACAACTTTCGAGGTTCTACTAGTACGTATTTTTTGAATAGCCTACCAAACTCCCTACATCTTGACACTCTGGTGCCTCTTGGTCAGTTTAATACTTTAATGTTGAATGAATTGAATGAGACTCACAACTGTTTGGATTGAATGTAAATAATTGTACTTGTGGTGTTTGAAGTTGTAAGTGTTGATTCTGTAATTTGTAGTTTACTTTATttttaatgtgttgtattgttgtCCTCGGGTCACCATTGTAAATGAGACCATGGTCTCAATGGGTTCTCCTGAATAAATACAAGTTAAGTCAACATCCAAGATACAATTAATTGCATGAAAACTACAGTATGTTTATTATTTAGCGTTACATAACACTTTAAAGGTTGAATTTTGATTTTAATCTACAATATTCCATGATATATGGTTGGGTTCAATTCCATTTACATTcctgtcaattcaggaagtacactgaaattcttCAAATTCTTGGAATTTGGttaactttctgaattgactaaAATTTAAATAGAATTGACCCTAACCCCGACTTCCGACAGGTGGCGTCACTCCTACTCCTGCTCGTCTCTCAATCAGTGCAGGCAGAATCGTCGCACGATCTGATGTAAGACAATGTCCCAACTCTGCTTTGTCTGTTGTTTGTTATCTAGGCCATGCGTTTTAGTCATGCTATATGATCACAGGAGGGCCACCTGGCAAGCCCCTGCTGGACTTTTGGAGCTTTTTTGACTCCCCCTGTTTTGTCCTGAAAGACACACtccagcatttaaaaaaaaatacttttcctgttgaaaaacaatacCCCACATATAAATACAGACATGTACAAACACTTAAGGGTAAAAAATATGTGTTTTGAGCAAAATAGTGTTTTTCACAGAGCTGGTCTGAGTAAGCCattcaaggagttggtctgatggtgcCTTCTGATGTCATCAGAGGAACAATAAAGGAGCGATAGAGATGTGCCGATAGAGACTGAAGTAGGACTTTAAGCCTGCACTGAATTCTGTGTTTGCTTGTTTTTAGCTGTCCTAAATAAACTAAACCAAAAAAATAGAGACCTCTTCTTATCCACTGTTGACCTGGCTTAAAACTTGTAATTTTCCACCACTTcaataaaaacacaaaacaaaacacaaattGGGAGACACTGGAATTGTAATTTAAAGTGAAGTGTTTACAGTAAACACGGTAAGATGGGGGACATGTTTGTATGTACAATACTGAGTTCACCCATCTTACATGGCAGTTTCCTATAACCCAAGCAACCATTAGTGTACAACTCTTCACCATATCCTAATTTCTTTCCTCAGGTAAGAGATTATTTTTGTTCGTTTAAATACTTTTGATTAGTGGATTCAGAACATATTTTAAGAATTACGTTATTATTTGTTCTGTCGACTTACTGTCAAGAATGGCAGGAGTCTTGGCAGTATCACTTCTAGGAATGCTATTCAGCACACGTTACGACTTTGGTTGCCAGTAAATATCATTGCTCACTTCCTTGTCTTGCTCTCATTCCCTTTGTCTCTTCAGTATGCTCTGAGGCCAGTGTGGAGAATCAGAGTGAACAAGGAAGGACCATGCCTCTGTCTAAACCAGAGAAGCTGTTAGAACATGAGCTCAGCTGCCCTATCTGCCTAGAGCTCTACACAAATCCGGTTTATCTGCCCTGTGGCCATAACTACTGTCTTGCCTGCATTAACGCTACAGACGCCAGCAGTGGCGAGAAGAGCCTGCCTCGCTGCCCTGAGTGCAGAGAAGAGTACAGTGGTACAGAGACACTGCACAAGAACTTCAAACTCTGCGGCATCATAGAAGGCTACAGGGCCATTGCGCGAGTGGAGAACCTTGGGAGAGAGCCGCTGGAGGTACGCTGTGACCACTGCCTGGACACAGAGACGTTGGCCATCAAGACCTGTCTAAAGTGTGAGATGTCCCTGTGTGCCAGGCACCTGCAGCGCCACACTGAGAGGGAATCCTTCAGGAGCCATGACCTGGTGGAGCCCCAGACTAAGCTGGGCCTGAGGAGCTGTGCTATCCATGGACGCCTGCTGGAGTACTTCTGTGTCAGCGACATGACCTTCCTCTGCGCCTCCTGCTTCATCAAGGGCAGCCACCAGAATCACGATGTCCTGACTATCGAGGTGGCTGAGGAGGAGATGAGGCGGGTCCTAGAAAGCCGGAGCAAGGAGGTGGCCAACAGGCTGCAGCTGACCGAGACCCTGCTGCAGAGGGCTGCTGAGGACCAGGGCACCTCGGATGCTGTGGGGGACAAGCTGATGTCTACTGCTATGGCCCTGATGGACAACATGGCTTGTCTGGTGAGCAGGTACAGGGACAGGATGAGCCtgctgctggaggaggagagaggccatCAAAGGAAGATCTGGCAGAGTGGCCTGGGGCTCCTAGAGGAACAGCAGAAGGAGCTGATGGAGGCCAACCAGAGCTCTGCCGAGGTCCTCTCAGTGACTGATAAGCATCTGTTCATCCACAGGTTCCTGCTGATCGAATCCCAGCTCACGGAAGTGGTGACAGGCACTGTGGCCAGAGTGCTCTCCAAAGAACCTCTCAACACCAAGCGGCTTCAAGCCAGCCTGAGGATGAATGACTTCAGGGCAGAGATGGGGCAACTCCTCCAGGCCCTCAATGTCCAGCTCAACCCTCTGGAGTTGACCTTCAACATCACCACAGCGCACCCCAGCCTGCTGCTCTCCAACGACCTGCAGACAGTCAAGTACATTGGCATCAAGCAGGCCTCCACTGATAACCCAGAGAGGTTCAGTACCGTGCCCCAGGTCCTCTGCTCCCAGAGCTTTACAGGTGGGGAGCACAtctgggtggtggaggtgggCGACCAGAGCATGTGGTCAGTGGGCTTGTGCTACAAGAGCGTGCCCAGGAGGGGTGACCACAGCCGGCTGGGCCACAACCCAGTCTCCTGGCGTCTGCAGTGGAAGAACAAGAAGCTGACGGCGTGCCATGCCTCCTCAAACATGACGCTGGTTGAAAAGACCAATCAGCCGCTGAgggtggaggtggcactggactATGAGGGGGGCACACTGATCTTTCACAGCACCAAGGGCTGTCGGGAGCACCTGCACACGTTTAGGGCTGTGTTCAGAGAACCTGTGTACCCTGCGTTCAGCATCCACTCCACCACAGCACAGTCCTGGATCACCCTCCAGAGTGGAGTGTGACACCTCAGCTTCCCTGTATGTCCATGTATTAACCTTGAAGTGCCTTTGTTACTAACG contains:
- the LOC135504304 gene encoding twist-related protein 2-like — encoded protein: MREDPSSCGEYPEGGVVSSEEEPDCAPNKCPVVVVTPGAGGRKRVTRKDNISSPTEDNKSTTGGPPSLIPSGPKRPKKSPQPSLSPLPIPGQLLEDPQHQRVVANVRERQRTQSLNDAFASLRKIIPTLPSDKLSKIQILKLASRYIDFLYQVLQSDEMDAKLASCNYLAHERLSYAFSVWRMEGAWSMSATH
- the LOC135504305 gene encoding E3 ubiquitin/ISG15 ligase TRIM25-like, yielding MPLSKPEKLLEHELSCPICLELYTNPVYLPCGHNYCLACINATDASSGEKSLPRCPECREEYSGTETLHKNFKLCGIIEGYRAIARVENLGREPLEVRCDHCLDTETLAIKTCLKCEMSLCARHLQRHTERESFRSHDLVEPQTKLGLRSCAIHGRLLEYFCVSDMTFLCASCFIKGSHQNHDVLTIEVAEEEMRRVLESRSKEVANRLQLTETLLQRAAEDQGTSDAVGDKLMSTAMALMDNMACLVSRYRDRMSLLLEEERGHQRKIWQSGLGLLEEQQKELMEANQSSAEVLSVTDKHLFIHRFLLIESQLTEVVTGTVARVLSKEPLNTKRLQASLRMNDFRAEMGQLLQALNVQLNPLELTFNITTAHPSLLLSNDLQTVKYIGIKQASTDNPERFSTVPQVLCSQSFTGGEHIWVVEVGDQSMWSVGLCYKSVPRRGDHSRLGHNPVSWRLQWKNKKLTACHASSNMTLVEKTNQPLRVEVALDYEGGTLIFHSTKGCREHLHTFRAVFREPVYPAFSIHSTTAQSWITLQSGV